The following are encoded in a window of Kitasatospora sp. NBC_01250 genomic DNA:
- a CDS encoding response regulator transcription factor produces the protein MTQLSGAGSAAIGRTSGEAFLLVVDDEPNIRELLSASLRFSGFRVESAATGEEALAAIAVECPDLVVLDVMLPDLDGFTVVERLREQTRRQQIANPAGLAARPGRPRPADHLPVLFLTAKDGTEDKVHGLASGADDYVTKPFSLEELIARIRAILRRAGGPAEDGRLTVADLTLDPLAHEVTRDGRPISLSPTEFKLLHYLMANVGRVVSKAQILDHVWAYDFGGDLSIVESYISYLRRKLDSGPDHGPKLIHTVRGIGYALRRPPQQPQD, from the coding sequence ATGACGCAGCTCAGCGGTGCCGGCTCGGCGGCGATCGGCCGCACCTCCGGTGAGGCCTTCCTCCTCGTCGTCGACGACGAGCCCAACATCCGCGAGCTGCTCTCCGCCTCGCTGCGCTTCTCCGGCTTCCGGGTGGAGTCGGCGGCCACCGGCGAGGAGGCGCTGGCCGCGATCGCCGTCGAGTGCCCCGACCTCGTGGTGCTCGACGTGATGCTCCCGGACCTGGATGGCTTCACCGTGGTCGAGCGGCTGCGCGAGCAGACCCGCCGCCAGCAGATCGCCAACCCCGCGGGCCTGGCCGCCCGCCCGGGCCGCCCGCGCCCCGCCGACCACCTGCCGGTGCTCTTCCTCACCGCCAAGGACGGCACCGAGGACAAGGTGCACGGTCTGGCCTCCGGCGCCGACGACTACGTGACCAAGCCGTTCAGCCTGGAGGAGCTGATCGCCCGGATCCGGGCGATCCTGCGCCGGGCCGGCGGTCCGGCCGAGGACGGCCGGCTCACCGTGGCCGACCTCACCCTCGACCCGCTGGCCCACGAGGTCACCCGGGACGGCCGCCCGATCTCGCTCTCGCCGACCGAGTTCAAGCTGCTGCACTACCTGATGGCCAACGTCGGCCGGGTGGTCTCCAAGGCGCAGATCCTGGACCACGTCTGGGCCTACGACTTCGGCGGCGACCTGAGCATCGTCGAGTCCTACATCTCCTACCTGCGCCGCAAGCTCGACTCCGGCCCCGACCACGGGCCGAAGCTGATCCACACCGTGCGCGGCATCGGCTACGCGCTGCGCCGGCCGCCGCAGCAGCCGCAGGACTGA
- a CDS encoding sensor histidine kinase, whose amino-acid sequence MLRPLALLRGTGRLSLRARLLALTLVLVTTGLVASDLMVLGVVRSQLTRRLDQQLQQFGNAQAQRSWHRSGSGSTADGGQGAQGPQGSTGAQSSPGAQSPQGAPGAPSSPGAQSSPGPDASAGDKQIRPPSQSELPSMYEMRMLNADGSVRRTYRQPIAPSDPEPVLPPLTGPALAAHLNRAFVVHGEDGGRWLVRIMPIQRSGPARADSTAQGQSPQGQSSQGPSPQGSTADPNSGPSSYVLVAVNLDDVDTSASKLAQAFLAIGAAVLLLIAGLGAFAVRAGLLPLRRIERGTELIAAGELSYRMPALPPSTEVGRLSLALNGMLDQIESAFAAQAASEARMRRFVADASHELRTPLAGIRGFAELYRMGALASDSDVKRTMDRIESEAVRMGGLVEDLLTLARLDEERPLDLAPMDLRTLAADALHDLTALDPTRPVALTGPGGSGPPGAAAVLGDEARLRQVVTNLVGNAVKHTPRGTAVRIGVGTRPDGCVLEVADSGPGLTTDQAERVFERFYRVDASRSRHEGGGAGLGLAIAAAFARAHGGALALDTTPGVGATFRLTLPRSSGE is encoded by the coding sequence GTGCTGCGCCCGCTCGCGCTGCTGCGCGGCACCGGGCGTCTGTCGCTGCGGGCCCGGCTGCTGGCGCTCACCCTGGTGCTGGTCACCACGGGGCTGGTGGCCAGCGACCTGATGGTGCTGGGCGTGGTGCGCTCGCAGCTGACCCGCCGGCTCGACCAGCAGCTCCAGCAGTTCGGCAACGCGCAGGCGCAGCGCAGCTGGCACCGGTCCGGTTCGGGCTCCACCGCCGACGGCGGCCAGGGGGCGCAGGGTCCGCAGGGCTCGACCGGTGCGCAGAGTTCGCCGGGTGCGCAGAGTCCGCAGGGTGCGCCGGGTGCGCCGAGTTCGCCCGGTGCGCAGAGTTCGCCCGGCCCCGACGCCTCCGCCGGGGACAAGCAGATCCGGCCGCCGAGCCAGTCCGAGCTGCCCAGCATGTACGAGATGCGGATGCTCAACGCCGACGGAAGCGTGCGGCGGACCTACCGGCAGCCGATCGCGCCCAGCGACCCGGAGCCGGTGCTGCCCCCGCTGACCGGCCCGGCCCTGGCCGCGCATCTGAACCGGGCCTTCGTCGTCCACGGCGAGGACGGCGGACGGTGGCTGGTCCGGATCATGCCGATCCAGCGCTCCGGCCCCGCCCGCGCGGACTCGACCGCCCAGGGCCAGTCCCCCCAGGGCCAGTCGTCGCAGGGCCCGTCACCGCAGGGCAGCACGGCGGACCCGAATTCCGGCCCCTCTTCCTACGTCCTGGTCGCGGTCAACCTCGACGACGTGGACACCAGCGCCAGCAAGCTCGCCCAGGCCTTCCTCGCGATCGGCGCCGCCGTGCTGCTGCTCATAGCCGGCCTCGGCGCCTTCGCGGTGCGGGCCGGCCTGCTGCCGCTGCGCCGGATCGAGCGCGGCACCGAGCTGATCGCGGCCGGTGAGCTCTCCTACCGGATGCCGGCCCTGCCGCCGAGCACCGAGGTCGGCCGGCTCTCGCTCGCGCTGAACGGGATGCTGGACCAGATCGAGTCCGCGTTCGCCGCCCAGGCCGCCTCCGAGGCCCGGATGCGCCGCTTCGTCGCGGACGCCTCGCACGAGCTGCGCACCCCGCTGGCCGGCATCCGCGGCTTCGCCGAGCTCTACCGGATGGGCGCGCTGGCCTCCGACTCCGACGTCAAGCGCACCATGGACCGGATCGAGAGCGAGGCCGTGCGGATGGGCGGCCTGGTCGAAGACCTGCTGACGCTGGCCCGCCTCGACGAGGAGCGCCCGCTCGACCTCGCCCCGATGGACCTGCGCACGCTGGCCGCCGACGCGCTGCACGACCTCACCGCCCTGGACCCCACCCGCCCGGTCGCGCTGACCGGCCCCGGCGGCAGCGGCCCGCCCGGCGCGGCGGCCGTGCTGGGCGACGAGGCCCGGCTGCGCCAGGTGGTGACCAACCTGGTCGGCAACGCGGTCAAGCACACCCCGCGCGGCACCGCCGTCCGGATCGGCGTGGGCACCAGGCCCGACGGCTGTGTGCTCGAAGTGGCCGACTCCGGACCAGGTCTGACGACCGATCAGGCCGAGCGTGTCTTCGAGCGCTTCTACCGCGTCGACGCCTCCCGCAGCCGCCACGAGGGCGGCGGCGCGGGTCTGGGGCTGGCCATCGCCGCCGCCTTCGCCCGCGCCCATGGCGGCGCCCTCGCGCTGGACACCACCCCCGGCGTCGGGGCCACCTTCCGCCTCACCCTGCCCCGGTCGAGCGGCGAGTAG
- a CDS encoding cytochrome ubiquinol oxidase subunit I — protein sequence MQLAIAHETIARWQFGVTTVYHFLFVPLTISLAATVAGLETAWVRTGKDKYFHATKFWGKLFLINIAMGVVTGIVQEFQFGMNWSDYSRFVGDVFGAPLAMEALIAFFFESTFIGLWIFGWDKLPKKIHCACIWLVALGTVLSAYFILAANSWMQHPAGYTIDPVTHKAQLTDITKVLFQDTSLVVAFHTLTAAFLTGAAFMVGIASYHLWKTKRRPEGADTRRTASMRVSLRLGLVMAVVAGLGTAISGDTLGKVMFEQQPMKMASAEALWDTQAPAPFSIFAIGNVNAGHNSVELEVPGILSFLAHSDFSSPVPGINDTAAAEAAKYGGKPTDYIPNIFVTYWGFRLMMGFGMTSFVAGAIGLWTTRKKFFLAPEFRTGEDEPPRLMLTKNRELGPQLTKWSWRIGILTMGFPLIANSFGWIFTEMGRQPWAVFGLMTTADAVSPNVSVTTQVIAFSTFTALYAVLAVVEVRLLHKYAKAGPDVDERPPAKDPTLRGPASDEDADKPLAFAY from the coding sequence GTGCAGCTAGCGATCGCTCACGAGACCATCGCGCGATGGCAGTTCGGCGTCACCACCGTCTACCACTTCCTCTTCGTCCCGCTGACGATCAGTCTGGCGGCGACGGTCGCCGGACTGGAGACGGCCTGGGTGCGCACGGGGAAGGACAAGTACTTCCACGCCACCAAGTTCTGGGGCAAGCTCTTCCTGATCAACATCGCCATGGGCGTGGTGACCGGGATCGTGCAGGAGTTCCAGTTCGGGATGAACTGGTCGGACTACTCACGCTTCGTCGGCGACGTCTTCGGGGCGCCGCTGGCGATGGAGGCGCTGATCGCCTTCTTCTTCGAGTCCACCTTCATCGGGCTGTGGATCTTCGGCTGGGACAAGCTGCCGAAGAAGATCCACTGCGCCTGCATCTGGCTGGTGGCGCTGGGCACCGTGCTCTCCGCCTACTTCATCCTGGCGGCCAACTCCTGGATGCAGCACCCCGCCGGCTACACGATCGACCCGGTGACCCACAAGGCCCAGCTCACCGACATCACCAAGGTGCTCTTCCAGGACACCTCGCTGGTGGTGGCCTTCCACACGCTCACCGCGGCCTTCCTGACCGGCGCCGCCTTCATGGTCGGCATCGCCTCGTACCACCTGTGGAAGACCAAGCGCCGCCCGGAAGGGGCCGACACCCGCAGGACCGCCTCGATGCGCGTCTCGCTGCGGCTGGGCCTGGTGATGGCGGTGGTCGCCGGCCTCGGCACCGCGATCAGCGGCGACACGCTGGGCAAGGTGATGTTCGAGCAGCAGCCGATGAAGATGGCCTCCGCCGAGGCGCTGTGGGACACCCAGGCGCCCGCGCCGTTCTCCATCTTCGCGATCGGCAACGTCAACGCGGGCCACAACTCGGTGGAGTTGGAGGTCCCGGGGATACTCTCCTTCCTGGCCCACAGCGACTTCAGCTCCCCGGTGCCCGGCATCAACGACACCGCCGCCGCCGAGGCGGCCAAGTACGGCGGCAAGCCCACCGACTACATCCCCAACATCTTCGTGACCTACTGGGGCTTCCGCCTCATGATGGGCTTCGGGATGACCTCCTTCGTGGCCGGCGCGATCGGGCTCTGGACCACCCGCAAGAAGTTCTTCCTGGCGCCGGAGTTCCGCACCGGCGAGGACGAGCCGCCGCGCCTGATGCTCACGAAGAACCGCGAGCTCGGCCCGCAGCTGACCAAGTGGAGCTGGCGGATCGGCATCCTGACCATGGGCTTCCCACTGATCGCCAACAGCTTCGGCTGGATCTTCACCGAGATGGGCCGTCAGCCCTGGGCGGTCTTCGGCCTGATGACCACCGCCGACGCCGTCTCCCCCAACGTCAGCGTGACCACCCAGGTGATCGCGTTCAGCACCTTCACCGCGCTCTACGCGGTCCTCGCCGTGGTCGAGGTCCGGCTGCTGCACAAGTACGCCAAGGCCGGCCCGGACGTCGACGAGCGCCCGCCCGCCAAGGACCCCACGCTGCGCGGCCCCGCCTCGGACGAGGACGCCGACAAGCCGCTCGCCTTCGCCTACTGA
- the cydB gene encoding cytochrome d ubiquinol oxidase subunit II, producing the protein MHLHDVWFVLIAVLWTGYFFLEGFDFGIGVLTRLLARDRAERRVLINTIGPVWDGNEVWLLTAAGGTFAAFPDWYATLFSGFYLPLLAILVCLIVRGVAFEYRHKRGEERWQRGWELAIFWTSLLPAFLWGVVFANIVHGVAIDQQKNYVGSVGDLFKPYALLGGLVTLALFTFHGAVFAALKTVGEIRGRARAMARWLGLVTAVLAVAFLGWTQAHQGTGWSLVAFAVAVLALLGALVANQLAREGWAFSLSGLTVVAAVAMLFLALFPNVMPSTLNPAYSLTVSSAASSAYTLKVMSVVAAVFTPLVLLYQGWTYWVFRKRIGVQHIPAADHALPAAEA; encoded by the coding sequence ATGCACCTGCACGACGTCTGGTTCGTCCTGATCGCGGTCCTGTGGACCGGCTACTTCTTCCTCGAAGGCTTCGACTTCGGCATCGGCGTGCTGACCAGGCTGCTCGCCCGGGACCGGGCCGAGCGGCGGGTCCTGATCAACACCATCGGCCCGGTCTGGGACGGCAACGAGGTCTGGCTGCTCACCGCGGCCGGCGGCACCTTCGCAGCCTTCCCCGACTGGTACGCCACCCTGTTCAGCGGCTTCTACCTGCCGCTGCTGGCGATCCTGGTCTGCCTGATCGTGCGCGGCGTGGCCTTCGAGTACCGGCACAAGCGCGGCGAGGAGCGCTGGCAGCGCGGCTGGGAACTGGCGATCTTCTGGACCTCGCTGCTGCCCGCCTTCCTGTGGGGCGTGGTCTTCGCCAACATCGTGCACGGCGTGGCGATCGACCAGCAGAAGAACTACGTCGGCTCGGTCGGCGACCTGTTCAAGCCCTACGCGCTGCTCGGCGGGCTGGTCACGCTGGCGCTGTTCACCTTCCACGGCGCGGTCTTCGCCGCGCTCAAGACGGTCGGCGAGATCCGCGGCCGGGCCCGCGCGATGGCGCGGTGGCTGGGCCTGGTGACGGCGGTGCTGGCGGTGGCCTTCCTCGGCTGGACCCAGGCGCACCAGGGCACCGGCTGGAGCCTGGTGGCGTTCGCCGTCGCGGTGCTCGCCCTGCTGGGCGCCCTGGTGGCCAACCAACTGGCCCGCGAGGGCTGGGCGTTCAGCCTCTCCGGGCTGACCGTGGTGGCCGCGGTGGCGATGCTCTTCCTGGCGCTCTTCCCGAACGTGATGCCCTCCACGCTCAACCCGGCCTACAGCCTGACGGTCAGCAGCGCCGCCTCCTCCGCCTACACCCTCAAAGTGATGAGCGTGGTGGCCGCGGTCTTCACCCCGCTGGTGCTGCTCTACCAGGGCTGGACGTACTGGGTGTTCCGCAAGCGGATCGGTGTCCAGCACATCCCGGCCGCCGACCACGCCCTGCCGGCTGCCGAGGCCTGA
- the cydD gene encoding thiol reductant ABC exporter subunit CydD: protein MKPVDPRLLAQARTTRVFLAGSVLLGGTGALLLLAQATLIAEIIVRCFQRGQGLGQLATPLVLLAAVAVGRALVAWLTELTAHRSVARVKSQLRGRLLEHATALGPGYLAGRRTGELTTLATRGVDALDDYFARYLPQLALAVVVPVVLLARIAGADWESAAVIAGTLPLIPLFMVLIGWATKDRMDRQWRALARLSHHFLDVVGGLPTLKVFNRAKAQAEAIRRVTDEYRRATLRTLRIAFVSSFALELLSTISVALVAVSIGFRLVDGSLPLETGLLVLVLAPEVYLPLRQVGALYHSSAEGLAAAEEVFAVLETPLPAAGTVPAPALAGATVTLGPLTVTHPGRTAPALAGTRLELAPGTTTALTGPSGAGKSTLLAVLLGFVRPDAGGVTVTAADGRAHDLAELSPESWRAQIAWVPQHPHLFAGTVADNVRLARPDAPEDAVRAALAAAHALDFVERLPQGLHTPLGEGGTGLSAGQRQRLALARALLTDRPLLLLDEPTANLDAQSEAAIVAAVRTLAEDPARTVLLVAHRPALLAVADRRVALAAPAAGPAAAGAASAGVSALSAPATPVAAAAPAVPAAPVLVPATGAPLRRVAALFAAAEAGRPRRRFALAVLLGSLALGCAVALLATSGWLISKASQQPPVLYLMMAVTSVRAFGVGRSFFRYCERLISHDAVLRTLGSLRVTVYRRLERLAPTALPAFRRGDLLSRLVADVDAVQDWYLRWRLPAAVGVTVSLLASAGLALLLPGAGLTLALGLLLAGLALPLLTARTSGRTERQQAPARGELAAAVVDTCTGAAELTVAGALPDRLGAVRAVDARLTALAARSAGTTALGAGLMALLTGLTVVGCAVVGVLGVRSGSLSGLCLAVVILTPLAAFEAVTGLPGAVQVRERSRAAAGRLTEVFDTPDPVREPADPAPLPADPFPLAVRGLRARWPGQEAHALDGVDLDLAAGRRIAVVGPSGSGKTTLAQVLLRLLDPSDGSVVLGAGCPQAVDSRALDGDAVRTAIGLCAQDAHVFDSSLRENLRLARPDALESDLRAALAAARLLDWVDTLPEGLDTMVGEHGARLSGGQRQRLALARALLADFPLLILDEPAEHLDLPTADALTADLLTATSGRATLLITHRLAGLTTADVDEIVVLDAGRVVERGNWTELASREGGRLRALWELERAADELVGV from the coding sequence ATGAAGCCCGTCGACCCCCGGCTGCTCGCCCAGGCCCGCACCACCCGGGTCTTCCTGGCCGGCTCGGTGCTGCTCGGCGGCACCGGCGCGCTGCTGCTGCTCGCCCAGGCCACGCTGATCGCCGAGATCATCGTCCGCTGCTTCCAACGCGGCCAGGGCCTGGGCCAGTTGGCCACCCCTCTGGTACTGCTGGCGGCCGTCGCGGTGGGCCGGGCGCTGGTCGCCTGGCTCACCGAGCTGACCGCCCACCGCTCGGTGGCCCGGGTCAAGTCGCAGCTGCGCGGCCGGCTGCTGGAGCACGCCACCGCGCTCGGCCCCGGCTACCTGGCGGGCCGGCGCACCGGCGAGCTGACCACGCTCGCCACCCGGGGCGTCGACGCGCTGGACGACTACTTCGCCCGCTACCTGCCGCAGCTCGCGCTGGCCGTCGTGGTGCCGGTGGTGCTGCTGGCCCGGATCGCGGGCGCCGACTGGGAGAGCGCGGCGGTCATCGCCGGCACGCTGCCGCTGATCCCGCTCTTCATGGTGCTGATCGGCTGGGCCACCAAGGACCGGATGGACCGCCAGTGGCGCGCGCTGGCCCGGCTCTCGCACCACTTCCTGGACGTGGTCGGCGGACTGCCCACGCTCAAGGTCTTCAACCGGGCCAAGGCCCAGGCCGAGGCGATCCGGCGGGTCACCGACGAGTACCGCCGGGCCACCCTGCGCACGCTGCGGATCGCCTTCGTCTCCTCCTTCGCGCTGGAGCTGCTGAGCACCATCTCGGTCGCCCTGGTCGCCGTCTCGATCGGCTTCCGGCTGGTGGACGGCAGCCTCCCGCTGGAGACCGGGCTGCTGGTGCTGGTCCTGGCCCCCGAGGTCTACCTCCCGCTGCGCCAGGTCGGCGCGCTCTACCACTCCAGCGCCGAGGGCCTGGCGGCGGCCGAGGAGGTCTTCGCCGTGCTGGAGACCCCGCTGCCCGCCGCCGGCACCGTCCCCGCCCCCGCGCTCGCGGGCGCCACCGTGACCCTGGGCCCGCTCACCGTCACCCACCCGGGCCGCACCGCCCCCGCGCTCGCCGGCACCCGCCTGGAGCTCGCCCCCGGCACCACCACCGCGCTCACCGGGCCCAGCGGCGCGGGCAAGAGCACGCTGCTCGCCGTGCTGCTCGGTTTCGTCCGCCCCGACGCGGGCGGCGTCACGGTCACCGCCGCCGACGGGCGCGCCCACGACCTGGCGGAGCTGTCGCCCGAGTCCTGGCGCGCGCAGATCGCCTGGGTGCCGCAGCACCCGCACCTGTTCGCCGGCACGGTCGCCGACAACGTCCGCCTCGCCCGCCCGGACGCCCCCGAGGACGCGGTGCGGGCCGCGCTGGCCGCCGCGCACGCGCTGGACTTCGTGGAGCGGCTGCCCCAGGGCCTGCACACCCCCCTCGGCGAGGGCGGCACCGGCCTGTCCGCCGGGCAGCGGCAGCGGCTCGCCCTGGCCCGCGCGCTGCTGACGGACCGTCCGCTGCTGCTGCTCGACGAGCCGACCGCCAACCTGGACGCGCAGAGCGAGGCGGCGATCGTGGCCGCCGTCCGGACGCTGGCCGAGGACCCGGCGCGCACCGTCCTGCTGGTGGCGCACCGGCCGGCGCTGCTCGCGGTGGCCGACCGGCGGGTGGCGCTGGCGGCTCCTGCGGCGGGGCCTGCCGCTGCTGGCGCTGCTTCGGCCGGCGTCTCCGCTCTTTCCGCACCTGCGACCCCGGTCGCCGCTGCCGCGCCTGCCGTTCCTGCCGCGCCTGTCCTCGTCCCCGCCACCGGCGCCCCGCTGCGCCGGGTCGCCGCGCTCTTCGCCGCCGCCGAGGCCGGCCGCCCGCGCCGCCGGTTCGCGCTCGCCGTGCTGCTCGGCAGCCTCGCGCTCGGCTGCGCCGTCGCGCTGCTCGCCACCTCCGGGTGGCTGATCTCCAAGGCCTCGCAACAGCCGCCCGTGCTCTACCTGATGATGGCCGTCACCTCGGTGCGCGCCTTCGGCGTCGGCCGCAGCTTCTTCCGCTACTGCGAGCGCCTGATCTCGCACGACGCGGTGCTGCGCACCCTGGGCAGTCTGCGGGTCACCGTCTACCGCCGCCTGGAGCGGCTGGCGCCCACCGCGCTGCCCGCCTTCCGGCGCGGCGACCTGCTGTCGCGGCTGGTCGCGGACGTCGACGCGGTGCAGGACTGGTACCTGCGCTGGCGGCTGCCCGCCGCCGTCGGGGTCACCGTCTCGCTGCTCGCCTCCGCGGGCCTGGCACTGCTGCTTCCCGGCGCCGGGCTGACGCTTGCGCTCGGCCTGCTGCTGGCGGGCCTGGCGCTGCCGCTGCTGACGGCCCGGACCTCCGGCCGTACCGAGCGTCAACAGGCTCCGGCTCGCGGCGAGTTGGCCGCTGCCGTGGTCGACACCTGCACCGGCGCCGCCGAGCTGACGGTGGCCGGTGCGCTGCCCGACCGGCTCGGCGCGGTGCGGGCCGTCGACGCCCGGCTGACCGCGCTCGCCGCCCGCTCGGCCGGCACCACCGCGCTCGGCGCCGGATTGATGGCGCTGCTCACCGGGCTCACCGTGGTCGGCTGCGCGGTGGTGGGCGTGCTCGGCGTGCGCTCCGGCAGCCTCTCGGGCCTCTGCCTCGCCGTCGTCATCCTCACCCCGCTCGCCGCCTTCGAAGCGGTGACCGGGCTGCCCGGCGCCGTCCAGGTGCGCGAACGCAGCCGGGCCGCGGCCGGCCGGCTCACCGAGGTCTTCGACACCCCGGACCCGGTGCGCGAGCCCGCCGACCCCGCGCCGCTGCCCGCCGACCCGTTCCCGCTCGCGGTGCGCGGCCTGCGGGCCCGCTGGCCCGGACAGGAGGCCCACGCCCTGGACGGCGTGGACCTGGACCTGGCCGCCGGGCGCCGGATCGCGGTGGTCGGCCCGTCGGGCTCGGGCAAGACCACGCTGGCGCAGGTGCTGCTGCGGCTGCTCGACCCGAGCGACGGTTCGGTGGTGCTCGGCGCCGGCTGTCCACAGGCTGTGGACAGCCGCGCGCTGGACGGCGACGCGGTGCGCACGGCGATCGGCCTCTGCGCCCAGGACGCGCACGTCTTCGACAGCTCGCTGCGCGAGAACCTGCGCCTGGCCCGGCCCGATGCCCTCGAATCCGACCTGCGTGCCGCCCTCGCCGCCGCCCGCCTGCTCGACTGGGTGGACACCCTCCCCGAGGGCCTGGACACCATGGTCGGCGAACACGGCGCCCGCCTCTCCGGCGGCCAGCGCCAGCGCCTGGCCCTGGCCCGCGCCCTGCTCGCCGACTTCCCCCTGCTCATCCTCGACGAGCCCGCCGAACACCTCGACCTCCCGACGGCGGACGCCCTCACCGCCGACCTGCTGACCGCCACCTCAGGCCGCGCGACCCTCCTGATCACCCACCGCCTGGCCGGCCTGACGACGGCGGACGTGGACGAGATCGTGGTCCTGGACGCGGGCAGGGTCGTCGAGCGGGGGAACTGGACGGAGCTGGCGTCCCGCGAGGGCGGCCGACTACGCGCCCTGTGGGAGCTGGAGCGCGCGGCGGACGAGCTGGTGGGGGTGTAG
- a CDS encoding DUF6879 family protein, whose translation MSQSDWIEPFRAARVSAVHLEMRDHYAVGNESGPFDTWRETGEADVDPDSDMWRPWTSVVRDLVARGVVMRRARIVSEPVTEYIRYEHAGTSVNLAVGEQVRWLPRSRASDIALPGNDFWLFDGSMVVFNHFTGDGEWSSHGTETRTEQAVIKLCQEAFEVVWQRAIPHQDYDIR comes from the coding sequence ATGTCGCAGAGCGACTGGATTGAACCGTTCCGCGCAGCTCGCGTCTCGGCGGTCCACTTGGAGATGCGCGACCATTACGCGGTCGGCAACGAGTCCGGGCCGTTCGACACGTGGCGGGAGACCGGGGAAGCGGATGTCGACCCTGACTCGGACATGTGGCGGCCCTGGACCAGCGTCGTCCGCGATCTGGTCGCCCGTGGCGTCGTCATGCGTCGGGCACGTATCGTCTCAGAGCCAGTCACGGAGTACATCCGTTACGAGCACGCAGGTACGAGCGTGAACCTTGCTGTGGGCGAGCAGGTCCGCTGGCTACCGCGTTCGCGCGCCTCCGATATCGCACTACCCGGCAACGACTTTTGGTTGTTCGATGGCTCCATGGTCGTCTTCAATCACTTCACCGGAGACGGCGAATGGTCCAGCCATGGCACCGAGACTCGCACCGAACAAGCGGTGATCAAGCTTTGCCAGGAAGCATTTGAGGTTGTGTGGCAGCGTGCGATCCCGCACCAGGACTACGACATTCGCTGA
- a CDS encoding helix-turn-helix domain-containing protein yields the protein MAQSPSSSAQAARKRVAGKLRDLVLDAGITSQELSERCGWSPSKTSRLQHALAAPSDSDIRAWCVACGVPDDAEDLIAANRQADQLYTEWRKLNRSGLLLKQQDILSLVERAHVQRVYCSNVIPGFLQTAEYATALLSAITCFQGTPDDVEESVRERLKRRRALYSGGRRFVVLLEESVLRYRIGGVDVMRGQLGCLLEVIGLPSVALGVIPFTADRLAMWPLEAMYIFDDERVSIESLSAEISITVPTEIRLYQRAFIELGHMAVYGQTARALIQAAIHALG from the coding sequence ATGGCTCAGTCTCCATCTTCCAGTGCTCAGGCGGCCCGTAAGCGTGTGGCAGGAAAGCTTCGTGATCTTGTCCTCGATGCGGGAATCACAAGTCAGGAGCTGTCCGAGCGATGTGGCTGGAGCCCGTCGAAGACATCGCGGCTGCAGCACGCGTTGGCGGCTCCATCCGATTCTGATATCCGTGCCTGGTGCGTTGCGTGCGGGGTCCCTGATGATGCAGAGGACCTGATCGCCGCGAACCGACAGGCCGATCAGCTCTATACCGAGTGGCGCAAACTGAACCGCAGCGGTCTCCTGCTCAAGCAGCAGGACATCCTGTCGCTCGTGGAGAGGGCGCACGTACAGCGCGTGTACTGCTCGAACGTGATCCCTGGCTTCCTTCAAACGGCGGAGTACGCAACCGCCTTGCTCTCGGCGATCACTTGCTTCCAAGGGACTCCGGACGATGTCGAGGAGTCTGTGCGGGAGCGTCTGAAGCGCCGGCGGGCGCTCTATTCCGGGGGGCGCAGGTTCGTTGTGCTGTTGGAAGAGTCTGTTCTCCGGTACCGGATCGGTGGAGTCGATGTGATGAGAGGCCAACTCGGCTGCCTTCTGGAGGTGATCGGTCTCCCCTCCGTGGCGCTTGGCGTCATTCCGTTCACCGCTGACCGGCTCGCCATGTGGCCGCTGGAAGCCATGTACATCTTCGACGACGAGCGTGTGAGCATTGAATCATTGTCTGCCGAGATCAGCATTACGGTTCCGACGGAAATCCGCCTCTATCAGCGTGCATTCATCGAGTTGGGCCACATGGCGGTCTACGGACAAACGGCAAGAGCATTGATCCAGGCCGCGATTCACGCCCTCGGGTGA